The following coding sequences are from one Haloarcula sp. DT43 window:
- a CDS encoding Cdc6/Cdc18 family protein, with amino-acid sequence MIRDARVLRAGFIPKEIEHRDAEVNHLSSVLEPITSGEPADTAIVTGPSGAGKTCISKFVTERLREEVLDVETTYVNCWRNYTRFRTLYQILDELDQTIDIHRQSTPHDELVDRLQQYDGPRTVIILDEVDQLEDPGILYDLHSLEQFALVCIANKEEELFSRVDDRLVSRLRSSEHVRMDKYHNEQLYDILSARARWGLDKDVITDNQLYHIADAAAGDARLAIGILRIAASTADREDRETITDEMLRDAADDARAEIRQTSLDSLTPHQQAVYDIVREHGPIGPSKIHDRYGDAVDDPRTKRTVRTYLSKMVQYNLLVAEGTSRDRQYSLATESISSPTK; translated from the coding sequence ATGATTCGCGATGCTCGTGTACTTCGGGCGGGGTTCATTCCGAAGGAAATAGAGCATCGCGACGCCGAAGTGAACCACCTCTCTAGCGTTCTGGAACCCATCACGAGCGGCGAACCCGCCGACACTGCCATCGTCACCGGCCCCAGTGGCGCCGGAAAGACGTGCATCTCGAAGTTCGTCACCGAACGGCTCCGCGAGGAGGTGCTGGATGTCGAAACAACCTACGTCAACTGCTGGCGCAACTACACTCGCTTCCGAACGCTCTACCAGATTCTCGACGAGCTTGACCAGACGATCGATATCCACCGACAGTCCACCCCCCACGACGAACTCGTCGACAGACTCCAACAGTACGACGGACCGCGAACGGTAATCATTCTCGACGAAGTCGATCAACTGGAAGACCCGGGCATCCTCTACGACCTACACAGTTTGGAGCAGTTCGCGCTGGTCTGTATTGCTAACAAGGAAGAGGAACTGTTCAGCCGCGTCGACGACCGGCTCGTAAGCCGACTCCGCTCCAGCGAACACGTCCGGATGGACAAATACCACAACGAGCAGCTCTACGACATCCTGAGCGCCCGCGCGAGATGGGGCCTCGACAAGGATGTTATCACCGACAACCAGCTGTACCACATCGCCGACGCCGCCGCCGGCGACGCCCGCCTCGCGATAGGGATTCTCCGTATCGCAGCCAGTACAGCCGACAGAGAAGACCGCGAGACCATTACCGATGAGATGTTGCGAGACGCAGCGGACGATGCTCGCGCAGAAATCAGACAGACGAGTCTCGATTCACTCACACCCCACCAGCAAGCCGTCTACGATATCGTACGCGAACACGGACCAATAGGGCCCAGCAAGATTCACGACCGCTACGGCGATGCCGTCGATGACCCCCGAACGAAACGGACTGTCCGAACCTATTTGTCGAAGATGGTTCAGTACAACCTGCTGGTAGCCGAAGGTACGAGCCGTGATCGACAGTATTCGTTAGCCACCGAGTCGATTAGTTCACCGACGAAGTGA
- a CDS encoding TRAM domain-containing protein: MEIPTELRTLFSAEIDQHEGSFVIEIPQQEVDIGAIQRNETYRVAILPRMGSEESTDHSDVVSGGSLDNPGPPVEEGERRTVEIEHLGDQGDGITRVERGFVVIVSAASPGEEVTVEITHVQENVAFADVVDRPDQSE; encoded by the coding sequence ATGGAGATTCCGACTGAACTACGCACTCTTTTCTCAGCTGAGATTGACCAGCACGAGGGTAGCTTTGTTATCGAGATCCCACAGCAAGAGGTTGATATTGGCGCTATCCAACGCAACGAAACCTATCGGGTAGCGATACTCCCCAGAATGGGCAGTGAAGAGAGTACTGACCATAGCGATGTCGTTTCAGGTGGGAGCCTTGACAATCCGGGCCCGCCTGTTGAAGAGGGTGAACGGCGAACAGTGGAAATAGAACATCTTGGCGACCAAGGTGACGGTATCACGCGCGTCGAGCGTGGATTCGTTGTCATTGTGAGTGCTGCCTCTCCGGGCGAAGAAGTCACCGTCGAAATCACACATGTTCAAGAGAATGTAGCGTTCGCCGACGTAGTGGACCGTCCGGACCAATCCGAGTAA